The nucleotide window AGAAGCTGCTACACCAAAGATCGTCGCAAATACCGCGACTACATCCACGATGGTTCCAATCGCGCCTTTTGAGCGTTCTCCTATAAGAGGACTGAGGGTGATACTCATCAGTCCCGGTTTCTTTTTCCTGAATTTATAGTATGCCAGGACAAGCGCGATGACAGCGTAAATAGCCCAAGCATGAAAACCCCAATGCAAATAGGTGTATCTCAAGGCAACTTTTGCTGCCTCAGGTGTGCCCCCTTCACCAATCGGTGGATTGGCAAAATGGGAGATAGGCTCCGATACTCCAAAGAATAGGAGCCCAATCCCCATACCAGCACTGAATAGCATGGCAAACCATGTTTTTCTTTTAAAATCAGGTTTGTCGTCATCGGCTCCTAATTTTATTTTTCCATACTTGCTAAAAATCAAAAATATCGCAAACAGGAGGAAGAAAGAAGCTGCCAATTGATAGAACCAGCCAAATGTGTCTAAAAAGAATGTCTTAGTTTGATCCATTACTTCACCTAATTGGACCGGAGCAACCACGCCCCAAATCACAAATGCACTCGCAATAACGAGAGAAATCCAGAATACATTTGATACCTTACTCACTTTAGCCAACTCCCCATAATCGATTTCCAAATAAGATATCGTTATGTTTCCCGAAATCAATGCATCGATTCCTATCTGCCAAAAGGGTGAAAAATTAAATTCCCAAAATTCTGTACAACTGCATATTATTATGTATTTATTAAGTTGCCAATAAGGAGTATGATAGTAAGTAAAAAGGAAGTTTCGAGGCATACGAAAAAGTCCTGAAAAAAGAAAGAGGTTTCTAAATGAATGCAACATACTCTCCTACAAAAGAAACAACAAAAACAAAGGTATTAGTCATTAATGCCCTTTTCATTGCACTGACCGTTGTAGCAACGATGTTCATAAACATCAGGCTCCCAATCATGGGGAATGGTGGCCTGATCCATATGGGTAATATCCCTCTATTTATTGCTGCTTTCGTCTACGGCAGAAAAACAGGTGCGATAGCAGGAGCGTTCGGCATGGGATTGTTCGACATTATCTCAGGATGGGCATTATGGGCACCATTCACTTTCGTTATCGTCGGCGCGATGGGCTATGTAGCGGGTTTGATGGCTGAAAAATTGCCTGGCAAGAAAGTGGTCGTTTACTCTCTGGCAGTTGTTGCTGCCCTTGTCATTAAAATCGTAGGCTACTATTTCACTGAAGTAGTACTTTACGGCAACTGGATCCAGCCATTCGGCTCAATCCCAGGCAATGTGTTGCAAGTTGTGATTGCAGGCCTGATTGTTATACCACTTGCAGGACGCATTAAAAAGTTATTATAAATTGAATGAGGTGAAAAACCCCTATGGAGCTCCTGCTTCATAGGGGTTTTTTATGTATTCAGGTCATCGCAAGAAAATAAGAGATTCCATGTCATTTAACGACCGGGTAGTTGTTGTCGAAATGGATTCAAAATTTGTAGATATTTCTCGGGAAATTGTTGGATTTTGAAAGTGGGATTATTTGTTTCCAGGGACCATACTATGTCATCCTGTCTGGAGGCTTAATGAATGAACAGACATAGCGTATCGGCAGGCGATATATGATCAACATTGTGACCATCACATCTGGTATTTTTTCTTTAATATATCCGCCATCAATACGCTGCATGAAATATTAGGGATAGCTTTTAATTTCAAGTATCTCTATTCCTTTATTTCCTAAATATCGCTGTTAGCCATCCCCATTTTCTTTTCTGGATTTCTTCTTCTAGACGTTTGTTAAAATCATTTTGGGAATTCCATTCATTCTTTTGTTCCTCACGCATTTTTTGTATCTCTTTTTGCAGAAGCTCACTTCTCTCTCTTTCCTGCTCCAGCAAACTTTCATACTGGGTGTTTTGCTGTTCAATGAATCTTTCAATCTTAGAATTTGTTCTTTGTGCTGAATTCCCAATACTGGAACTAATCACATGGTGGTCCTGTTGTAGCTGGGCAACATTTGTTTTCAACTGTGTCATATCATTTTTCAGTTGGACATTCATTTCACGTGCGGCTGCAAGTTCATTAGCGACAAAAAGCAACAATTCTTTTAATTGATTCGGGTCCTGAGGCAGTTTATCGTATGATGTATCGCTGAGCGCTACTCCCGTTCCACCCGAGCCTTCCAGTCTTTCCTTTTGCTGTTGCACGAGATTCTTAGCTGTATCATCCAACGGCTTGTCCGTATCGCGAAGCGCTATAAGCGCTAGAATATCCGATTGCACAAAAATCCGTCGGTCTCCATCTTTCAGAAACTCGTAACCGTTTCGCTCCAGAATTTGACCGTACTTTCGGACAGTGGGAGTAGCTATCCCTACTTCTTCCGCCACTTCTTTTGTTGAGAACGCCTGCTCATTCGGTTGTATATCGTGTCGCATATCGCACCTCCTATTATCCAATATGACGAGTTTCAACAATATTTGCAAGAGTCATATCGTCATTATTTATATTTTAGCAGATATATCGCATCCTATATCGTTTAGAGAGTATTTATTCTCCTCTGAAAGTACACAGGAAGTCGGCTGTATTCGAAATCTGTTCATAACTTGCCCTCGTCAACATATCCGGAGCCACATGTCGGATTCATGGTGATCCATTCACCGCCCGATTTTGGCTAAGAGCCATGCATGTCTTGAAGGCCCCCAGTCGCCACACCATGTCTTTAACGAACCGCGAAATAGTCTTTAACAAAGAGAGTCAACTTGAACAGTTGCTTATCAGTCTTTTTGTATATCGAGAAACATATACTCAGTAAGAATGACTTAAATATAGGAGGATATAATGACGAATAATGATTGGTTAAGCTTCTATGATCCCTATGTTTATCAGACTTTAACAACTATTGTAGGTAAAATTGTTACTGTTCAAACCATAAGAGGCAGCGTTCGTGGCTCTCTGAAAATGGTCATGCCAGATCACATTGTTGTTGAATCTAACGAAACACCCTTTTTTATTCGTACGCAGCAAATAATTTGGGTTTTTCCTGGTTAACAAAAGGCATGTGGAGGGGAAATAATGTTTAAAAGAATAAATAAATTGGCAATTGAACTTCCTACACCTGCACACGGGGATATGAATGCTGCAGCAGCAGTACAAGAGCTCCTGGGTGGCAAGTTTGGGGAGATGTCTACTTTAAATAACTATATGTTCCAGTCTTTTAATTTCAGAAATAAAAAAAAACTAAAGCCATTCTATGAGTTAGTGGCGAGCATTACAGCAGAAGAATTTGGTCATGTAGAACTTGTTTCTAATACGATTAATTTGTTGTCTGTGGGTAATACCTTTCCAGGGGTTCCGGATATCACTCCACTTCAGAATGGGCTGGATGCAAGAAACACCCACCATTTTATTTCTACAGCTCAAACAGCTATACCAGGTGATTCAATGGGTAGGGCTTGGACTGGTGATAATGTTTTTAATAGCGGTAATCTGGTTTTGGATTTAACACATAACTTTTTCCTCGAGATTGGTGCACGAACACATAAAATGAGAGTTTATGAGATGACTGATAACCCAGTTGCCAGAACCATGATTGGATATTTGCTTGTTCGTGGAGGAACACATGTCCTCGCCTATGCGAAAGCGATCGAAATTGCTACCGGGGTAGATCTGACGAAAATGCTTCCAGTTCCAAATCTTGATAACTCAAAATTTGATTATGCCCGACCATTCATAGAACAAGGCTTAAGCAATGTGTTATATACATGGAGCGAAACAGATTACAGGGATATTGGAATGATTTGGAAAGGAACAAATCCGGAAAATGGGCAACAGCTTGAAGTGAAAATTGGCACTCCTGAAGGCGGGCTAATTCCAGACTTAGAGGAACTGCCCGAAGAATTTGCTCCTGGCATCACTAGGGACGATTATGAATTAATCAAAAAGCGTTTAATGGAAAAATTATGATGGAGTTTTTGCAAGAAAAATATAAGACCAGATTCTTCTATTGGGGAATTTGGTCTTTCTTCATTGTTTAGCGGTTAGACTGCTTTCATTTAAACTCACTTCCGCTAGGAGCATATATCAGGATTGATCAGCCGTAAAGCTTAATACACCCATGTTTTTGTTTCTTGCCAAATCACTGTCTCAGCAGAAATCCACTTCCTTGGTCATAGAGACGACCAAATGACCAAAAATGTCTATCTCTATAAAACGTAAGAAATGAAAAAGAAGCCTCCCAAAATTTTTTCAACTAATGAGAAAGCCTCTTTAAATTTGCATTATGTTGCAAATCACTTTCAAATATATTCCTAAAAATAGTCAGTAAAATTTTTGACGAGTTAATTTAGGAACAAATAACGATAAAAAGAATGATCTACATAGACTAAATTCGACAAGTGCAAGCCATAATCCATGGTTTTGATATAGAGGAACAAACAACCCGAGAGCACCTAAAAATACAATCAATGCTAATGCGATGGAATCCCGAATGGATTTTGCTTCGGTAGCACCTGAAAAAACCCCTTCTAGCTGTAAACCCCAGAATCCAACTATCGGAAACACCAGCATCCACACCAGGAACTCTTCTGACTTAGATATAACATCTGGAATAGTTGTAAATGCCACCAATGGCTCTGCCAACTAAGATACTAGAAGCATTCGCAAAACCACCAAATAAATAAGCGATTATATAGTGAATTTGCAGTAAGATGGCATTGGCCGCTAATGTAACTTCGCCTATACTTGCTCCGATAGAAGTAAAAGTTAGTGTCATTTTAAGACATTCATCCATCTTTGAGTAGCTAATGCTAAACGAACCTTGCCCAATCCAATGAGCCAACCAATAATAACGTATGAAAGGAGCTCCCCAAATTCGAATAGAAAAATAAGTG belongs to Mesobacillus subterraneus and includes:
- a CDS encoding ECF transporter S component, with translation MNATYSPTKETTKTKVLVINALFIALTVVATMFINIRLPIMGNGGLIHMGNIPLFIAAFVYGRKTGAIAGAFGMGLFDIISGWALWAPFTFVIVGAMGYVAGLMAEKLPGKKVVVYSLAVVAALVIKIVGYYFTEVVLYGNWIQPFGSIPGNVLQVVIAGLIVIPLAGRIKKLL
- a CDS encoding YuzF family protein, encoding MTNNDWLSFYDPYVYQTLTTIVGKIVTVQTIRGSVRGSLKMVMPDHIVVESNETPFFIRTQQIIWVFPG
- a CDS encoding manganese catalase family protein translates to MFKRINKLAIELPTPAHGDMNAAAAVQELLGGKFGEMSTLNNYMFQSFNFRNKKKLKPFYELVASITAEEFGHVELVSNTINLLSVGNTFPGVPDITPLQNGLDARNTHHFISTAQTAIPGDSMGRAWTGDNVFNSGNLVLDLTHNFFLEIGARTHKMRVYEMTDNPVARTMIGYLLVRGGTHVLAYAKAIEIATGVDLTKMLPVPNLDNSKFDYARPFIEQGLSNVLYTWSETDYRDIGMIWKGTNPENGQQLEVKIGTPEGGLIPDLEELPEEFAPGITRDDYELIKKRLMEKL